One window of Chamaesiphon minutus PCC 6605 genomic DNA carries:
- a CDS encoding ATP-binding protein, translating into MDTNDRSRTILIVEDSLTYRSKLREYLSQDNRYNYIILETETGTEGLRQYRIAQPDAILLDYVLPDMNGLEFLQALQQQIKKPDLPVVLLTEYEKENLANLAIECGAQQYLSKAAVTTENLRLSLHNAIKQGELLRQVAELKMQNKRHLKVLNQKEEQLRLALASARMGIWDWDLLTGQIHWNREHEELFGFALGGFDGTYETFDRCIHPDDRSSLHEHVVKSIETHTSLCHQFRIIWPDGNAHWIETRGEAYFNDAGQPIRTIGTVVNIDERQQAQQLLQTQLEQQRLVLDMTVRIRQSLDLEEILQTTVDEVQQFLQIERVLVYKFLPDWSGKAIVESVGTEWSGILTTDRVYHPCGESAIAHFQQGCIIANADIYNADLDDLHIQLLESLQIRANLVVPIFKGDKLWGLLIAHHCSAPRSWLTSEIELVKQLASQVSIAIQQAKLFAQAQTELTQRKQAEMTLQLLNTQIEQRQSVEALKDEFIGIVSHELRTPLTSMQGALGLLAMGLMDDEPEQMKQMIEIASNETERLVRLVNNILDLDKLDAESKSLEQEWCDAPSLIQRAIDVMTGSAAAAGVDLVKDCPPSQIWVAPDRIVQTLTNLLGNAIKFSPPNSSVSIEMREIDEPISDRSTRFDSVRPITAPSRQIRFAIKDCGRGIPADKLETIFHRFQQVDSSDSRDKGGTGLGLAICRSIVEQHQGQIWVESDWGKGSTFFFDLPQPIHKNALQQGTV; encoded by the coding sequence ATGGACACGAACGATCGATCGCGGACAATTCTAATTGTGGAAGACTCCCTGACATATCGCAGTAAATTGCGGGAATATTTGAGTCAAGACAATCGCTACAACTACATCATTCTGGAGACAGAGACTGGCACAGAGGGATTGAGACAATATCGGATCGCTCAACCCGATGCTATTTTGCTCGATTATGTTCTCCCAGATATGAATGGGTTGGAATTTCTGCAAGCTTTACAGCAGCAAATCAAAAAACCCGATCTCCCGGTGGTGCTGCTGACAGAGTATGAGAAAGAGAATTTGGCTAACTTGGCGATCGAATGTGGTGCTCAACAGTATCTGAGTAAAGCAGCAGTAACGACGGAAAATTTACGATTATCCTTACATAATGCAATCAAGCAGGGCGAACTCCTGCGTCAAGTCGCCGAGCTGAAGATGCAAAACAAGCGACATCTGAAAGTTTTGAATCAGAAAGAGGAGCAACTCCGCTTGGCGTTAGCATCGGCGCGGATGGGGATTTGGGACTGGGATCTGCTGACGGGACAGATCCACTGGAACCGCGAACATGAGGAGTTATTTGGCTTCGCGCTGGGTGGGTTCGATGGTACCTACGAAACATTCGATCGGTGCATTCATCCGGACGATCGCAGTAGCCTACACGAACATGTCGTAAAATCGATCGAGACGCATACTAGCTTGTGCCATCAATTTCGGATTATTTGGCCAGATGGTAACGCTCATTGGATCGAGACGCGGGGCGAGGCTTATTTTAATGATGCTGGGCAACCGATTCGCACGATCGGTACCGTCGTCAATATCGACGAGCGACAGCAAGCACAACAATTATTACAAACTCAATTGGAGCAACAACGTCTGGTACTAGATATGACGGTACGCATTCGGCAATCGCTCGATTTAGAGGAAATTCTGCAAACGACTGTCGATGAAGTTCAACAGTTTTTGCAAATCGAACGCGTACTAGTTTATAAATTTTTACCCGATTGGAGCGGTAAAGCCATCGTCGAATCGGTGGGTACCGAATGGAGTGGCATCCTCACGACAGATCGAGTCTATCATCCTTGTGGCGAATCGGCGATCGCCCATTTTCAGCAAGGTTGCATCATTGCCAATGCCGACATCTACAATGCAGATCTCGACGATCTGCACATTCAACTGTTAGAAAGTCTGCAAATACGTGCCAATCTAGTAGTACCGATCTTTAAAGGAGATAAGTTATGGGGGTTACTGATTGCCCACCACTGCTCTGCACCGCGTTCGTGGCTGACTTCCGAGATCGAGCTAGTCAAACAGCTCGCCAGTCAAGTCAGTATCGCCATTCAACAAGCCAAATTATTTGCCCAAGCTCAAACTGAATTGACACAACGCAAGCAAGCCGAAATGACATTGCAACTGCTCAATACGCAAATAGAGCAACGTCAGTCGGTAGAAGCACTCAAAGATGAATTTATCGGCATTGTCAGTCACGAACTCCGCACGCCGCTAACTTCGATGCAGGGCGCATTGGGGCTATTGGCAATGGGTTTGATGGATGACGAACCAGAGCAAATGAAGCAGATGATCGAGATTGCCTCGAACGAAACCGAACGTCTGGTGCGGTTGGTAAATAATATCCTCGATCTAGACAAATTAGATGCAGAGAGTAAGTCACTAGAGCAAGAATGGTGCGACGCTCCCAGCCTGATTCAACGCGCGATCGATGTGATGACTGGCTCGGCAGCAGCGGCGGGAGTCGATTTGGTCAAAGATTGCCCGCCGAGCCAGATTTGGGTGGCACCCGATCGGATCGTCCAGACTTTGACAAATCTGCTCGGTAATGCCATCAAATTTTCGCCGCCAAATAGCAGTGTCTCGATCGAGATGCGCGAGATCGACGAGCCAATCTCAGATCGTTCGACACGATTTGACTCAGTGCGTCCGATTACGGCTCCCTCACGTCAGATTCGCTTTGCGATTAAAGATTGTGGGCGAGGTATTCCAGCGGACAAACTCGAAACCATTTTCCATCGCTTTCAGCAGGTGGATTCATCTGATTCTAGAGATAAAGGCGGTACGGGTTTGGGATTAGCAATTTGCAGATCGATCGTCGAGCAACATCAAGGGCAGATCTGGGTAGAAAGCGATTGGGGTAAAGGTAGTACGTTTTTCTTCGATCTACCGCAGCCGATACATAAAAACGCATTGCAGCAGGGTACTGTATAG
- a CDS encoding response regulator, whose protein sequence is MSINNQKTFRFRDSISEFNNIKANALSGNLVIQVADIPSWMLCFSSGRLAGISGGIDAIDRWDRNLALASLNMPIDRLVKSTDRQEIFLNANKIAQECAIEEVLFDIIQFSQHKGDRLSYRFIPISDKNTQIKSVLPLLEIQPILSKTIQAWQEWEKNGLTKYAPSLFPILQRSVKAADFKDNKKLQFLLSSIDGSKSLRSLAIHHQQKLIDVAKLLLTSIDSGLITLSLIKKSTAECRDEVGSKLFSELDRVEISVPVTQFTNQTDRKIPLIACVDDSLSVYKNLEKIIVAHGYRSFGVQDPIKIIPSLIKNKPDLIFLDLVMPVMNGYEVCEQIRKTPSLVNVPIIILTGNDGLIDRVRTKFVGANGFLSKPIEPQSIVKTIDKYLEKKPAPKAVERIVRSAQVIAADEDKINVAKRVLVIDDDRNIREVVSMCLHKLKGWDVLTVSSGQEGLDRICLNHPDAIVLDVMMPEMDGLAFLRRLRANTSTKLIPVILLTANRYLPDKELLTELGVMEVISKPFLPIDLVRKIDLALELNSSLV, encoded by the coding sequence ATGAGCATTAACAATCAAAAAACATTCAGATTCAGAGACTCAATCTCTGAATTTAATAATATTAAAGCTAATGCTTTAAGTGGTAATCTCGTAATTCAAGTAGCCGATATACCGAGCTGGATGTTGTGTTTTTCATCCGGGAGGTTAGCTGGCATTAGTGGGGGGATCGATGCGATCGATCGTTGGGATCGAAATCTTGCCCTAGCTTCACTGAATATGCCGATCGATCGATTGGTTAAATCGACCGATCGGCAGGAAATATTTTTAAATGCTAATAAAATTGCTCAAGAATGCGCGATCGAAGAAGTTTTATTCGACATCATTCAATTTAGTCAGCATAAAGGAGATCGGCTGTCTTATCGGTTTATTCCCATTAGTGATAAAAACACTCAAATCAAGTCAGTCTTACCATTACTAGAGATTCAACCAATTCTTAGTAAGACTATCCAAGCATGGCAAGAGTGGGAAAAAAATGGATTGACTAAGTACGCGCCGAGTCTATTTCCAATTCTCCAAAGATCGGTCAAAGCTGCGGACTTTAAAGATAATAAAAAGTTACAATTCTTGCTTTCATCGATCGATGGTAGTAAGTCATTGCGCAGTTTAGCCATTCATCATCAGCAAAAACTTATCGATGTAGCTAAACTACTATTAACCTCGATTGACTCAGGTTTAATTACTCTATCTCTAATCAAAAAATCTACAGCCGAGTGTAGAGATGAAGTAGGTAGCAAGCTTTTTTCCGAACTAGATCGCGTCGAAATTTCTGTACCAGTTACCCAATTTACCAATCAAACAGATCGCAAAATTCCATTAATTGCTTGCGTCGATGATAGCCTCTCAGTCTATAAAAATTTAGAAAAAATTATCGTAGCACATGGATATAGATCCTTTGGCGTCCAAGATCCAATCAAAATTATTCCCAGTCTGATCAAAAATAAACCCGATCTAATTTTCCTGGATTTGGTGATGCCAGTAATGAATGGTTACGAAGTTTGCGAACAAATTCGCAAAACGCCTTCTTTAGTCAACGTTCCAATTATTATTTTGACTGGAAATGATGGCTTGATCGATCGAGTACGCACAAAATTTGTTGGGGCTAATGGATTTTTGAGCAAACCAATCGAACCTCAATCAATCGTAAAAACAATCGATAAATATTTGGAGAAAAAACCAGCACCTAAAGCAGTCGAACGCATTGTTAGATCTGCTCAGGTGATTGCTGCTGATGAAGATAAAATTAATGTTGCTAAACGAGTTTTAGTGATTGACGACGATCGCAATATCCGCGAAGTTGTCTCGATGTGTCTCCATAAACTTAAAGGTTGGGATGTGCTCACCGTGTCATCGGGACAAGAAGGACTCGATCGGATTTGCCTCAACCATCCCGATGCGATCGTCTTGGATGTAATGATGCCAGAAATGGATGGCTTAGCTTTTTTGCGACGGCTCCGCGCCAACACCAGCACTAAACTCATTCCCGTCATTTTATTGACTGCAAATCGCTATTTACCAGACAAAGAACTGCTAACCGAACTCGGCGTTATGGAAGTTATCTCTAAACCCTTTCTCCCGATCGATCTAGTCCGAAAAATAGATCTCGCACTCGAGCTGAATAGTAGTTTGGTGTAG
- the ftsH gene encoding ATP-dependent zinc metalloprotease FtsH, producing the protein MATIPQQAYGDFLAAVKTNRVKQVTISPKRIEYTVSNENSEETYFTIPDLLAESLPDLLQANGVEYTVQSPPSDSWLGTLLAVVLPPLVAVGAGALLLKYTEGSGGVMGVGKSKARTYAQGKTGVKFADVAGVDEAKQELQEVVDFLKNSDKYTRLGAKIPKGVLLVGPPGTGKTLLAKAVAGEAGVPFFSMSGSEFVELYVGVGASRVRDLFDKAKRQAPCIIFIDELDAIGKSRGNGMNPSGGNDEREQTLNQLLTEMDGFDGNNGVILIAATNRPEVLDPALRRPGRFDRQVVVDRPDRSGRVEILTVHANNVKLGEDVDLELLATRTSGLTGADLANLVNEAALMAARNNRQAILMADFDLAFERVLVGLEKRSRVLNPIERQTVAYHEVGHALVGALMPGRGKVEKISIVPRGVGALGYTLQMPDEDRFLMMEDEIRGQIATLLGGRAAELLVFGKVSTGASDDIQKATILAEKAITLYGMSDTLGPIAFANSQSQFSDGDTNTRRAVSGDVAIEIDRLIKETIDRAYNMAVAILKHNRELLESTTQILLDREILDGDSLKAILSQVKSPEG; encoded by the coding sequence ATGGCAACTATTCCCCAACAGGCTTACGGTGACTTTCTCGCAGCAGTTAAAACCAACCGAGTCAAACAGGTAACTATTAGCCCTAAGCGGATTGAGTATACAGTTAGTAACGAAAACAGTGAAGAAACTTACTTTACTATTCCAGATCTTTTAGCTGAGAGTTTGCCAGATTTATTGCAAGCTAATGGTGTGGAATATACCGTTCAAAGTCCACCGTCCGATTCTTGGTTGGGTACCTTACTTGCTGTTGTTTTACCGCCATTAGTTGCTGTTGGTGCGGGAGCTTTGCTGCTTAAATATACCGAAGGTAGCGGTGGCGTGATGGGTGTTGGTAAAAGTAAAGCGCGAACTTATGCACAAGGAAAAACTGGCGTTAAATTTGCCGATGTTGCTGGTGTCGATGAAGCAAAACAAGAACTCCAAGAGGTTGTTGACTTCCTTAAAAATAGCGACAAATACACGCGCCTCGGAGCCAAAATTCCTAAAGGTGTATTACTAGTCGGCCCTCCTGGTACGGGCAAAACTTTACTCGCCAAAGCTGTGGCGGGTGAAGCGGGGGTGCCGTTCTTTAGCATGTCTGGTTCGGAATTTGTGGAGTTGTACGTCGGCGTGGGTGCGTCGCGGGTACGAGATTTGTTCGACAAAGCCAAGCGTCAGGCTCCCTGTATTATCTTTATTGACGAGCTAGATGCGATCGGTAAATCGCGTGGCAATGGTATGAATCCCAGCGGTGGAAATGACGAGCGCGAACAGACGCTCAATCAATTACTCACGGAAATGGATGGCTTCGATGGGAATAATGGGGTAATTCTGATTGCCGCCACAAATCGCCCTGAAGTCCTCGATCCGGCTTTGCGCCGTCCGGGTCGTTTCGACCGACAAGTAGTTGTTGACAGACCGGATCGATCGGGTAGAGTGGAGATTCTCACCGTCCATGCTAATAATGTCAAGTTGGGCGAAGATGTAGATTTGGAATTATTGGCGACGCGGACTTCTGGTTTGACGGGTGCGGATTTGGCAAATTTGGTCAATGAAGCAGCTCTGATGGCGGCGCGAAATAATCGTCAGGCGATTTTGATGGCAGATTTCGATCTGGCGTTCGAGCGGGTATTAGTCGGCTTGGAAAAACGATCGCGGGTACTAAACCCGATCGAGCGGCAAACGGTGGCTTATCATGAAGTCGGACACGCTCTGGTGGGTGCGTTGATGCCGGGACGGGGTAAGGTAGAGAAGATCTCGATCGTGCCGCGTGGCGTAGGTGCGCTGGGTTATACGTTGCAGATGCCGGATGAAGATCGGTTCCTGATGATGGAAGACGAAATTCGCGGTCAAATTGCGACGCTGCTAGGCGGGCGTGCGGCAGAACTATTAGTGTTCGGGAAGGTGTCTACAGGTGCCAGCGATGATATCCAAAAAGCCACTATTCTGGCTGAAAAAGCGATTACTCTGTATGGGATGAGCGATACTTTAGGGCCGATCGCGTTTGCCAATAGCCAGTCGCAATTCTCAGACGGCGATACCAATACTCGTCGCGCTGTCAGTGGCGATGTGGCGATCGAAATCGATCGACTGATTAAAGAAACGATCGATCGTGCCTACAACATGGCCGTTGCCATTTTAAAACACAATCGTGAGTTATTAGAGTCTACCACACAAATTCTACTCGATCGCGAAATCCTCGACGGCGATTCTCTCAAAGCAATCCTCAGCCAAGTCAAGTCACCAGAAGGGTAG
- a CDS encoding Uma2 family endonuclease, with the protein MIQAVSKQITLAEFLALPEIKPANEFVDGSIYQKPMPQGKHSIIQRELTFAIDRPLRDKKIARAFPELRCTFGDRSTVPDISVMLWDRIPRNPDGTVANVFSIAPDWTIEILSPDQGQTKVVKNIMHCLKYGTQMGWLIDPDEQTVFVYQPKQEVEIFDNTNQQLLLPTFTAGLQLSISEIFDWLAE; encoded by the coding sequence ATGATTCAAGCGGTTAGCAAGCAAATAACCTTAGCAGAGTTTTTAGCACTACCAGAAATAAAACCTGCCAATGAGTTCGTCGATGGATCGATTTATCAAAAACCCATGCCTCAAGGAAAGCACAGCATTATTCAACGGGAGTTGACATTTGCCATCGACCGACCGTTAAGGGATAAAAAAATAGCCAGAGCTTTTCCCGAACTACGTTGTACATTTGGAGATCGATCTACAGTACCCGATATATCTGTGATGCTGTGGGATCGAATTCCCCGAAATCCTGATGGTACGGTGGCTAATGTTTTCTCGATTGCTCCCGATTGGACGATTGAAATCTTATCTCCAGACCAAGGGCAAACAAAGGTAGTCAAAAATATTATGCACTGCCTCAAATATGGGACACAAATGGGTTGGTTGATAGATCCAGACGAGCAAACAGTGTTTGTCTACCAACCAAAACAGGAAGTCGAAATTTTTGACAATACAAATCAACAGTTACTATTGCCAACATTTACCGCAGGATTGCAACTATCTATCAGTGAAATATTCGATTGGTTGGCAGAATAA
- a CDS encoding diflavin flavoprotein produces MTPTKPRDVQIAQIAPNTTVLRSRTWERLKFEIEYARQKGTTANSYLIEADSIALIDPPGESFTDIFLEELGQHAYYQRLKYIILSHINPNRIATLKRLLEAAPYATIICSKAGVNTLRSVLANQSFDLPSPREDEANDLGIEFGTNQTLKVHVVRDEETLDLGNGHVLQFRFVPTPRHPDALCTFDRGTGILYTDKLFGSHVCDDAVFDEHWKTLADDRKYYFDCLYAAQSTQVEAILTKIAEFPTRIYAPAHGSIVRHSRSVLTLDYQSWCEQQQKKDLSVALLYTSAYGNTATLARAIEKGITQSGVKVRSIDCEFTELEEITDAVQACDGFIIGSPTLAGHPPTQIQTALGIVLSTANQTKVAGVFGSYGWSGEAVDLIASKLQDVGYPQGFEPIRVKFAPTEETLEQCEAAGVEFAKVLNKAKKVRAPRQISVDGQTDRTGRAIGRVTGSLCVITANNGNKPVGLMSSRVSQAGFSPPAITIAVAKDRELECLANPGEKCVVNILKEGNTNLQRHFLKPPTPGTDRFADLETTLADNGCIVLTEALSYLECTVKNRMDCGDRWLLYAVVDNGKVLELTGVTAIDRRQASNQY; encoded by the coding sequence ATGACACCAACCAAACCCCGCGACGTCCAAATCGCCCAAATCGCCCCCAACACCACCGTCCTCCGCTCCCGCACCTGGGAACGCCTCAAATTTGAAATCGAATACGCCCGTCAAAAAGGCACCACCGCCAACTCCTACCTAATCGAAGCCGACTCCATCGCCCTGATCGATCCCCCAGGCGAATCCTTCACCGACATCTTCCTCGAAGAACTCGGACAACACGCCTACTACCAACGGTTGAAATACATCATCCTCAGCCACATCAATCCCAACCGGATCGCCACCCTCAAACGCCTCCTCGAAGCCGCTCCCTACGCCACCATCATCTGCTCTAAAGCAGGCGTAAACACCCTGAGATCGGTACTTGCCAACCAATCCTTCGATCTCCCCTCCCCCCGCGAAGACGAAGCCAACGACTTGGGCATCGAATTTGGCACCAACCAAACCCTCAAAGTCCACGTCGTCCGCGACGAAGAAACCCTCGATCTGGGGAACGGACACGTCCTGCAATTCCGCTTCGTCCCCACCCCCCGCCACCCCGACGCGCTCTGTACATTCGATCGAGGTACCGGAATTCTATATACAGATAAACTCTTCGGCTCCCACGTTTGCGACGATGCCGTCTTCGACGAACATTGGAAAACCCTCGCCGACGATCGCAAGTATTATTTCGATTGTCTCTACGCCGCCCAATCGACCCAGGTAGAGGCGATCCTCACGAAAATAGCCGAATTCCCCACCCGCATCTACGCACCCGCTCACGGCTCGATCGTCCGCCACAGCCGCAGCGTTTTGACACTCGATTATCAAAGCTGGTGCGAACAGCAGCAAAAGAAAGATCTCAGCGTCGCACTCCTATATACATCCGCTTACGGCAATACCGCCACCCTCGCCAGAGCGATCGAAAAAGGGATTACTCAATCGGGAGTCAAGGTTCGATCGATCGATTGTGAATTTACCGAACTCGAAGAAATTACCGACGCAGTTCAAGCCTGCGACGGCTTCATAATTGGCTCTCCTACGCTCGCGGGACACCCACCCACCCAAATCCAAACCGCCCTCGGTATCGTGCTTTCTACCGCCAACCAGACTAAAGTAGCAGGCGTATTTGGTTCATATGGCTGGAGTGGCGAAGCCGTCGATCTGATTGCCAGCAAATTGCAAGATGTCGGCTACCCCCAAGGATTTGAACCGATCCGCGTTAAATTTGCCCCCACAGAAGAGACGCTCGAGCAATGCGAAGCCGCTGGAGTCGAATTTGCCAAAGTACTAAATAAAGCCAAAAAAGTTCGCGCACCCAGACAGATAAGTGTAGACGGGCAAACCGATCGTACCGGACGCGCGATCGGTCGCGTAACTGGCTCTCTGTGCGTTATTACGGCTAATAATGGTAATAAGCCAGTTGGCTTGATGTCGTCGCGAGTATCACAAGCAGGATTCAGTCCACCAGCAATTACGATCGCGGTTGCCAAAGATCGGGAGTTGGAATGTTTAGCCAATCCGGGTGAAAAATGCGTCGTGAATATTCTCAAAGAAGGTAATACTAATCTCCAACGTCATTTTCTCAAACCACCCACGCCCGGTACAGATCGATTTGCCGATCTAGAAACAACACTTGCGGACAATGGTTGTATCGTTCTTACTGAAGCTCTTTCTTATCTAGAATGTACTGTCAAAAATCGAATGGATTGTGGCGATCGATGGTTGCTTTATGCAGTAGTTGATAATGGCAAAGTATTAGAATTAACTGGTGTTACAGCAATCGATCGACGTCAAGCAAGCAACCAATATTAA
- a CDS encoding phosphate-starvation-inducible PsiE family protein: MERQVKDRATSQPIWIDRVVLVLEAVQDFIIISLCVGLFSVMVLQLRAMFLSLLPPLNFQVVTADILFVLILVELFRLLIIYLQEQRVSIAVAIEVAIVSVLREVIVKGVLEIPWTQTLSACAFLLVMGILLVIRIWARSIGEQT; this comes from the coding sequence ATGGAACGACAAGTCAAAGATCGCGCTACCTCTCAACCGATTTGGATCGATCGAGTCGTCCTGGTGCTAGAAGCAGTGCAAGACTTCATCATCATTTCCCTGTGCGTCGGCTTGTTTTCAGTGATGGTATTGCAACTGAGGGCAATGTTTCTATCGCTGCTCCCGCCCCTAAACTTTCAAGTAGTCACCGCCGATATTCTATTCGTACTGATCCTCGTCGAACTATTCCGGCTGCTGATTATTTATCTCCAAGAACAACGAGTCTCAATTGCCGTCGCGATCGAAGTTGCAATTGTCTCTGTCCTCCGCGAAGTCATCGTCAAAGGTGTACTCGAAATCCCTTGGACTCAAACTTTATCTGCATGTGCTTTTCTGCTAGTGATGGGGATTCTGTTGGTGATTCGGATCTGGGCAAGATCGATCGGCGAGCAAACATAA
- a CDS encoding diflavin flavoprotein yields the protein MVVLADKIQKRLTMQVEEIAADTTAIRSLDWDRDRFDIEFALENGTTYNSFLIRGEKIALVDTSHAKFRQIYLDTLLGLIDPAEIDYLVVSHTEPDHSGLIKDLLQLNPNIIVVGAKVAMQFLDGLIHQPYKQMMVKNGDRLDLGKGHELEFVSAPNLHWPDTILTYDHQTQTLFTCDVFGMHYCDDRTFDDDLAILDADYKTYYDCLMGPNARSVLAAIKRMGDLPAIATIATGHGPLLKYNITELVGRYRDWSQTQAKATTTAVIFYIGEYGYGDLIANSIGQGISKTGVGVELIDLRESDPHEVRELVDIATGVVIGMPPQSGADATQTQALVSTILAAVNAKQTFGLFESGGGDDESVYLLRNKLREVGVREAFEPIRVETSPSENTYQLCEEAGTDLGQWLTRDRSIKQMKSLDNDLDKALGRISGGLYIITAKRGEATSAMLASWVAQASVEPPGISIAVAKDRAIESLMHVGDRFVLNILEEGNYQPLMKHFLKRFPPGADRFANIKVYPASNGCPILADSLAYLECEVVSRMEGDDHWIVYSTVDIGRVAKTDSLTAVHHRKVGNHY from the coding sequence ATGGTAGTACTAGCCGATAAAATCCAAAAACGCCTGACGATGCAGGTTGAAGAGATTGCTGCGGATACGACGGCAATTCGATCGCTCGATTGGGATCGCGATCGGTTTGATATCGAGTTTGCGTTGGAGAATGGGACTACTTATAATTCTTTTCTGATTCGGGGCGAAAAGATTGCGTTGGTCGATACTTCACATGCTAAGTTTCGTCAGATTTATTTAGATACTTTGTTAGGACTAATCGATCCTGCGGAGATCGATTATTTGGTTGTCAGCCACACGGAGCCAGATCATAGCGGTTTGATTAAGGACTTATTGCAACTGAATCCGAACATTATCGTCGTCGGTGCGAAGGTGGCGATGCAGTTTTTAGATGGGCTGATCCATCAACCTTACAAGCAGATGATGGTCAAAAATGGCGATCGATTGGACTTGGGTAAGGGACATGAATTAGAATTTGTCTCGGCACCGAATCTACATTGGCCGGATACGATTCTCACTTACGACCATCAGACCCAAACTCTATTTACTTGCGATGTATTTGGGATGCACTATTGCGACGATCGTACCTTTGATGACGATCTGGCGATTCTTGATGCTGATTATAAGACTTATTATGATTGCTTGATGGGGCCAAATGCTCGATCGGTACTAGCAGCAATTAAGCGGATGGGCGATTTACCTGCAATTGCCACGATCGCGACCGGACATGGGCCATTATTAAAATACAACATCACCGAACTCGTCGGACGGTATCGAGACTGGAGTCAAACTCAGGCCAAAGCCACTACTACTGCCGTTATATTTTACATTGGTGAGTATGGGTATGGGGATTTAATTGCCAACTCGATCGGGCAAGGGATTTCTAAAACAGGCGTAGGTGTCGAACTCATCGATTTACGCGAATCCGACCCTCACGAAGTTCGCGAATTGGTAGATATCGCCACAGGTGTCGTCATCGGGATGCCACCCCAATCCGGTGCAGATGCTACTCAGACTCAAGCGTTGGTAAGTACGATCTTGGCAGCAGTTAACGCCAAACAAACCTTCGGTTTATTTGAATCTGGCGGTGGCGATGACGAATCCGTCTATCTACTAAGAAATAAATTGCGGGAAGTTGGCGTGCGGGAAGCCTTCGAGCCAATTCGGGTCGAAACTAGTCCTAGCGAGAATACCTACCAGCTTTGTGAGGAAGCCGGAACGGATTTGGGACAATGGTTGACACGCGATCGTAGTATCAAGCAGATGAAATCTCTCGATAACGATCTCGACAAAGCCTTGGGGCGCATCAGCGGCGGACTGTACATCATCACCGCCAAACGCGGCGAAGCCACCAGTGCGATGCTTGCCTCGTGGGTCGCCCAAGCCAGTGTCGAACCGCCTGGAATCTCGATCGCAGTTGCCAAAGACCGCGCGATCGAATCCTTAATGCACGTCGGCGATCGGTTCGTGCTAAATATCTTAGAAGAGGGCAACTATCAGCCCCTGATGAAACACTTCCTCAAACGATTTCCGCCTGGAGCCGATCGATTTGCCAATATCAAGGTTTACCCCGCCTCCAACGGTTGTCCCATCTTGGCGGACTCGCTAGCCTACTTAGAATGCGAAGTCGTCAGCCGCATGGAAGGCGACGATCACTGGATCGTCTACAGCACCGTGGATATCGGACGAGTAGCCAAAACCGATTCGCTCACAGCAGTCCACCATCGCAAAGTAGGCAACCACTATTGA
- a CDS encoding DUF6439 family protein: MSSTTDDLTTLELAQALAERLRIAETDWHRLKSNRRARAREQAAAGLVFLLKDSPDEAVARFGQAVGWLDKSISAPPCPTHGDRDKLKVES, from the coding sequence ATGTCTTCTACTACAGACGATCTTACTACCTTAGAACTGGCTCAAGCTCTGGCGGAGCGGCTGCGCATTGCAGAGACTGATTGGCATCGGCTGAAGTCGAATCGGCGGGCGCGGGCGCGGGAGCAGGCGGCGGCGGGGTTGGTGTTTTTGTTGAAGGATAGTCCTGATGAGGCGGTGGCGAGGTTTGGGCAGGCGGTGGGGTGGTTGGATAAGTCGATTTCGGCTCCGCCTTGTCCGACGCATGGGGACAGAGATAAGTTGAAAGTTGAAAGCTGA